A region from the Bacteroidota bacterium genome encodes:
- a CDS encoding T9SS type A sorting domain-containing protein: MQKKIGLIIVGVSVLLTFIVMVIVFNRQKDDSNYHKSQPKPEPKEFTKMMEEDEKMQSEREAFFNLMHRSAPETNWKKMDADLRYNKMKERAGYYNMKITDDSWDTLANGNVVGKWNELGSFNTSGRIWATEVDFENDIVYAFTDGGSLWKGDLDGSNWSVINDNFKIAATNMLKKVDDRLIVSTSQWGVQGVFYTEDEGISWTETTGLENVVSWGFIGDAEMLNDADHTIYILALEWDYVNWWDLITIYRSTDLGTSFEKIISYDVPTYGSMNNFVLYASQNGDGTCYLIENNNFYTLGTDGIPILTGTIPITDDGDIMLCGFEGITENHFYAAHANYASGQTDFYTSDDNGVTWALTSSGVVEEGNFSKNSFYCSQKMEGYLYYGGVDSYRSFTGGSTWVRNNYWYEYYNGNELENLHADIPFIRSFMDTLSGEELIMVSTDGGLYKSENSGLTWLNITYEGMRNAQYYDVYTYRDLTDIIYAGAQDQGWQRSVYDVDGDYYFDQLISGDYGHIVSRSGGGNLWCVYPGFAMYIDDASTGDNMFFWDFQGYGHLWMAPVMQDPWDDEVAWWAGGSDAGGAYLWRLERSFGTINAVKQTKNFSVAGGGSISAINYSPIDKNYWYLLTSGGTFYTSTDAGATWSLSSGFTGPGPQYFYGAAIEPSKTQLGVVYIGGSGYDNPAVYKTEDNGETFVALNNELPSTLVYDLAISENDSLLFAATEIAPYVYVLAEDKWYDLSGLDAPLQTYWSVDYIEEIKAIRFGTYGRGAWEFKLYEQPVGIEELAQKNIISVYPNPASDIVHIKINSFIPDAKVELLDINGSVILQKATAFNKDVSYDLNLNGIAKGVYFINITDNGANKKRYVERIVVID, from the coding sequence ATGCAAAAAAAGATCGGACTTATAATTGTTGGTGTTTCTGTTTTATTGACATTTATTGTAATGGTGATCGTGTTTAACAGACAAAAAGACGATTCTAATTATCATAAGTCGCAGCCAAAACCGGAGCCCAAAGAATTTACCAAAATGATGGAGGAGGATGAAAAAATGCAAAGTGAAAGAGAGGCGTTTTTTAATTTAATGCACCGTTCTGCTCCTGAAACAAACTGGAAAAAAATGGATGCCGATCTGCGTTATAACAAAATGAAGGAACGCGCCGGTTATTACAATATGAAAATTACCGATGATAGCTGGGATACACTTGCAAATGGAAATGTAGTTGGTAAATGGAATGAATTGGGAAGTTTTAATACCTCAGGAAGAATTTGGGCAACAGAGGTGGACTTTGAAAATGATATTGTATACGCTTTTACCGATGGCGGTAGTTTATGGAAAGGTGATCTGGATGGATCCAATTGGAGTGTAATTAATGATAATTTCAAAATTGCCGCAACCAATATGTTGAAAAAGGTGGATGACAGATTGATTGTCTCCACTTCTCAATGGGGAGTTCAAGGTGTTTTTTATACAGAGGATGAAGGTATATCATGGACAGAAACAACTGGTTTAGAAAACGTAGTCTCATGGGGATTTATTGGAGATGCAGAAATGCTGAATGATGCGGACCACACGATTTATATTTTAGCGTTGGAATGGGATTACGTAAATTGGTGGGATCTGATAACTATTTATCGTTCAACAGATCTCGGTACTTCATTTGAAAAAATAATTTCATATGATGTACCCACTTATGGGAGTATGAATAATTTTGTATTGTATGCTTCTCAAAATGGAGACGGAACTTGTTATTTAATTGAAAATAATAATTTTTATACTTTGGGTACAGATGGAATTCCGATTCTTACAGGTACTATTCCAATTACTGATGATGGCGATATTATGTTGTGCGGATTTGAAGGAATTACTGAAAATCATTTTTACGCAGCACATGCTAATTATGCTTCAGGCCAAACAGATTTTTATACATCAGATGATAATGGTGTAACCTGGGCATTAACAAGTTCGGGTGTTGTAGAAGAAGGGAATTTTAGTAAGAACAGCTTTTATTGTTCTCAAAAAATGGAGGGATATTTATATTACGGCGGGGTGGATAGTTACAGAAGTTTTACCGGTGGAAGTACATGGGTGCGTAATAATTATTGGTACGAATATTATAATGGAAACGAATTGGAAAATTTGCATGCTGATATTCCATTTATCCGGTCATTTATGGATACATTATCCGGAGAAGAATTAATTATGGTAAGTACCGATGGCGGATTATATAAATCGGAAAACAGCGGATTAACCTGGCTGAATATTACCTATGAAGGAATGCGCAATGCACAATATTATGATGTTTATACTTACAGAGATCTAACGGATATTATATATGCCGGTGCACAGGATCAGGGTTGGCAACGCAGTGTTTATGATGTTGATGGTGATTATTATTTTGACCAATTAATTAGTGGCGATTATGGCCATATTGTTTCACGAAGTGGTGGAGGAAATTTATGGTGCGTTTATCCCGGATTTGCAATGTATATAGATGATGCATCTACAGGTGATAATATGTTTTTTTGGGATTTTCAAGGTTACGGACATCTCTGGATGGCACCCGTAATGCAGGATCCTTGGGACGATGAGGTTGCATGGTGGGCTGGTGGTTCTGATGCCGGCGGAGCATATTTATGGCGCCTGGAAAGATCGTTCGGAACCATAAATGCAGTTAAACAAACCAAGAATTTTTCTGTGGCAGGAGGTGGTTCCATTTCTGCTATTAATTATTCGCCTATCGATAAAAATTATTGGTATTTATTGACAAGCGGCGGCACATTTTATACTTCTACCGATGCAGGGGCAACCTGGTCACTTTCTTCGGGATTTACGGGTCCGGGACCGCAATATTTTTATGGCGCTGCAATTGAACCATCAAAAACCCAATTAGGTGTTGTATACATTGGAGGTAGCGGATACGACAACCCTGCGGTATACAAAACAGAAGATAATGGTGAAACATTTGTTGCATTAAATAATGAATTACCTTCCACTTTGGTATATGATCTTGCTATTTCAGAAAATGATAGTTTGTTATTTGCGGCAACAGAAATTGCTCCCTATGTATATGTTTTAGCAGAAGATAAATGGTACGACCTTTCGGGTTTGGATGCTCCCTTACAAACTTATTGGAGTGTAGATTATATTGAAGAAATTAAAGCGATCCGTTTTGGTACCTATGGCCGCGGTGCATGGGAATTTAAATTGTATGAACAACCGGTTGGAATAGAAGAATTGGCGCAGAAAAACATTATTTCAGTTTACCCTAATCCGGCAAGTGATATAGTGCATATTAAAATAAATAGTTTTATTCCCGATGCTAAAGTGGAATTATTAGATATCAACGGCTCCGTTATTCTCCAAAAAGCAACTGCATTTAATAAAGACGTATCCTATGATCTGAATTTAAATGGTATTGCCAAAGGGGTTTATTTTATTAATATCACCGATAATGGAGCAAATAAAAAGAGGTATGTAGAAAGAATTGTAGTTATTGATTAA
- a CDS encoding alkaline phosphatase family protein, producing the protein MRCIILLLIVFSTILVSGQTTSLPPQPKLIVGIVVDQMSYEFLYRYSDVYSDNGFKKLLRDGFSCENTNFNYIPTYTGPGHASVYTGSVPAINGIVSNDWYNENTNTFTYVADDKDVYIVGADTTGGQMSPKNMLTTTVTDMLQLSNQQQSKVIGIALKDRGAILPAGHTADAAYWYDGRVNAWVTSSYYMDTLPEWVQKINAEKQAQNYMNKYWNLFLPATSYKSSTADSVPWETVYIGEESNEFPHYMLFNGNSESIKATPFGNTMTTSMAQAAIKNENMGKDNITDFLCVSYSSTDYVGHAYGPHSMEVEDTYLRLDRDIASFLTYLETAVGKGNYMVFLTADHGVSPTPLYMQSLKIPAGTTTEAEMVLKMNTIIKNKLGEGPWIKAYTNQQIYLNDSLLNAKGLGKRYIFNLMYDEMLKIDGVSYFLLIEDLSSSTLNADVKELVINGIYPKRCGDIQILYDPYWFEAYRPLGTTHGSHFSYDTHVPLIFYGWKIKAGETHREIGITDIAPTISALLRISEPNGCVGSVITEIIK; encoded by the coding sequence ATGAGATGTATTATTTTGTTGTTAATTGTTTTTTCAACCATCCTGGTTTCAGGACAAACAACTTCATTGCCGCCACAACCTAAGTTGATTGTAGGAATAGTAGTGGATCAGATGAGTTATGAATTTTTATATCGTTATTCGGATGTTTACAGTGATAATGGTTTCAAAAAGTTGTTGCGCGATGGTTTTAGTTGCGAGAATACCAATTTTAATTACATTCCAACTTATACCGGTCCCGGACATGCAAGTGTTTATACCGGATCAGTTCCGGCAATAAATGGAATAGTATCCAATGATTGGTACAATGAGAATACAAACACTTTTACCTACGTTGCAGATGATAAGGATGTTTACATTGTTGGAGCAGATACTACCGGAGGACAAATGTCGCCGAAAAATATGCTCACAACTACAGTTACAGATATGTTGCAATTGAGCAATCAACAACAATCGAAGGTAATTGGAATTGCTTTAAAAGATCGCGGTGCAATTCTTCCTGCCGGCCATACTGCTGATGCCGCTTATTGGTACGATGGAAGAGTGAATGCCTGGGTAACAAGTTCTTATTATATGGATACTTTACCTGAATGGGTGCAAAAAATCAATGCAGAAAAGCAAGCGCAGAATTACATGAATAAATATTGGAATTTATTTCTTCCTGCCACTTCATATAAATCATCTACTGCCGATAGTGTTCCTTGGGAAACTGTTTACATTGGTGAAGAATCAAATGAATTTCCGCATTACATGTTATTTAATGGCAATAGCGAAAGTATTAAAGCAACACCATTCGGAAATACTATGACTACATCCATGGCGCAGGCGGCAATTAAAAATGAAAATATGGGAAAAGATAATATCACCGATTTTTTATGTGTGAGTTATTCTTCCACCGATTATGTAGGACATGCCTATGGACCGCATTCCATGGAAGTGGAAGATACCTATTTGCGTCTCGACAGAGATATTGCATCTTTTTTAACTTATTTGGAAACTGCGGTAGGTAAAGGAAATTATATGGTATTTCTCACTGCCGATCACGGTGTATCCCCAACTCCTCTATATATGCAGTCGCTTAAAATTCCTGCAGGCACTACTACAGAAGCAGAAATGGTTTTAAAAATGAATACCATTATTAAAAATAAATTGGGCGAAGGACCCTGGATAAAAGCATATACCAATCAACAAATTTATTTAAACGATTCATTGTTGAATGCAAAAGGTTTAGGGAAAAGATATATTTTTAATTTGATGTACGATGAAATGCTAAAAATTGATGGGGTATCTTATTTTTTATTAATAGAAGATCTTAGCAGTTCAACATTAAATGCAGATGTAAAAGAATTGGTAATTAATGGAATATATCCTAAACGTTGCGGCGATATACAAATATTATATGATCCTTATTGGTTCGAAGCCTACAGGCCTTTGGGTACAACGCATGGCTCACATTTTTCGTATGATACGCATGTTCCACTAATATTTTATGGATGGAAAATTAAAGCCGGAGAAACACATCGCGAAATCGGAATTACAGATATTGCACCAACCATTTCAGCCTTATTGAGAATTTCAGAACCAAATGGTTGTGTTGGCTCAGTGATCACGGAAATAATTAAATAA
- a CDS encoding TonB-dependent receptor — translation MKKIIVILIIISSSISQIFAQVGKIEGKLISASGNAGIAFATVKFSNENGVFTDENGEFQIEDLPLGTYNLVVTCIGFEKLDIPSVSLTAQSPSKNLGDVVLTEKSIQIAEVTITEQQKVYDTRYSGTNNVISVKTIKKIQPLGSEELLRTLPGVNISSDMEQSNRPNISIRGSDPRRSNKILLMEDGSPVSPAPYLAPGTYYNVPADRLEGIQVIKGADVLAYGSNTIYGVVNYITKRPPQNPDFSLKLTGGQREYFTAVGSYGGTWNKTGAEIQTLYKNFGGYMDNSAIRLFNLSGKIFSELGDKSTLYVKLNYQNEFLNTTWNGNTPFTFDLDPTINPFDADEFTSRRYGIDAVYNYNLDTHKKLQTKLYFSDFYRDWWKQNSTVVAASDVEEYVGAEIFEDRYSFLDGLTVGPDDYVRVGKVVNGIESNTDSRWQYRVYGLQEKYVQQWGKNVFEAAVKWHKEYYNDVVISGDSSRWARSGRLTRDDVFELNAFSFYTRNSFEFGKFSVVPIIRYELIYLNKIDELANAANTGNNATDFNKVQNNFDEFTPGINLIYRDIKIQKSTLEVYGGAYKGFSSPTTAISFNEVTNGEVVPAVDIANLEPEVSFNQELGIRFYQKNQFFNGQLSVFNTLVNNYYSPARSQAFQTLGTVTMNGVELAINIDPSKSFKTDNQSFNIGISVTYMNSEITSGTMVDGDLFAGTVFHTEATKTELIEKINTNRDAYTVYNGADINTSETFTIDDFSTITKVKVEFGDGQVENYEVPYVPNLLLNLALNYRIKKFGFGVNYNFVSEQYTEYLNFENETADGGIGKLPAYGVLDANVEYNLPIKNSLNSVTLFVAGKNITNEIYKASRLNRATGGIFPAGFRQINGGLRLNF, via the coding sequence ATGAAGAAAATCATCGTGATACTCATAATAATTTCCTCTAGCATATCTCAAATTTTTGCTCAGGTTGGTAAAATTGAAGGGAAATTGATTTCTGCATCGGGTAATGCTGGTATTGCCTTCGCAACAGTAAAATTTAGCAACGAAAATGGTGTCTTTACAGATGAAAATGGTGAATTCCAGATCGAAGATCTACCTCTGGGAACCTATAATTTAGTGGTAACATGTATTGGTTTTGAAAAATTGGACATCCCCTCCGTTTCCTTGACCGCTCAATCACCTTCAAAGAATTTAGGAGATGTTGTGTTAACGGAAAAATCAATACAAATTGCAGAGGTTACTATCACCGAACAACAGAAAGTTTACGATACAAGATATAGCGGAACAAATAATGTTATTTCTGTAAAAACCATTAAAAAGATACAACCACTGGGAAGTGAAGAATTATTAAGAACTCTTCCGGGTGTAAATATTTCTTCTGATATGGAACAAAGTAATCGCCCCAATATAAGTATCAGAGGAAGTGACCCACGCCGATCAAATAAAATATTATTAATGGAAGACGGTTCTCCGGTTTCACCAGCGCCTTATCTTGCTCCGGGAACTTATTATAATGTTCCTGCCGATAGATTGGAAGGTATACAGGTAATTAAAGGTGCTGATGTACTGGCTTACGGATCAAATACTATTTATGGTGTTGTAAATTACATTACCAAACGTCCTCCACAAAATCCCGATTTTTCATTAAAATTAACCGGTGGTCAGCGCGAATATTTTACTGCGGTTGGATCTTATGGTGGCACCTGGAATAAAACAGGCGCTGAAATCCAAACCTTGTATAAAAATTTTGGCGGATATATGGATAACAGCGCTATTCGTTTATTTAATCTCTCCGGAAAAATATTCAGCGAATTGGGTGATAAATCCACCTTGTATGTTAAATTAAATTATCAGAATGAATTTTTAAATACCACCTGGAACGGAAATACTCCTTTTACCTTCGATTTAGATCCCACAATAAATCCATTTGATGCTGATGAATTTACATCGCGTAGATATGGAATTGATGCTGTATATAATTACAATTTAGATACTCATAAAAAATTGCAAACGAAATTATATTTCAGTGATTTTTACCGCGATTGGTGGAAACAAAATTCTACTGTGGTTGCAGCTTCCGATGTGGAAGAATATGTTGGGGCAGAAATATTTGAAGATAGATACAGTTTTCTCGATGGATTAACAGTTGGTCCTGACGATTACGTACGCGTTGGTAAAGTTGTGAACGGAATTGAAAGTAATACAGATAGCAGATGGCAATATCGCGTGTATGGATTACAGGAAAAATATGTTCAGCAATGGGGGAAAAATGTATTTGAAGCTGCTGTAAAATGGCATAAGGAATATTATAATGATGTAGTTATTTCCGGTGATTCAAGCAGGTGGGCGCGCAGCGGAAGATTAACCCGTGATGATGTTTTTGAATTAAATGCCTTTTCTTTTTATACCAGAAATAGTTTCGAATTCGGAAAATTTTCGGTGGTTCCTATTATACGATACGAATTGATTTATCTGAATAAAATTGATGAACTTGCAAATGCAGCAAATACCGGCAATAATGCAACGGATTTTAATAAAGTACAAAATAATTTTGACGAATTTACTCCGGGAATAAATCTTATTTACCGGGATATTAAAATACAAAAATCAACTTTAGAAGTTTATGGTGGTGCCTATAAAGGTTTTTCATCACCCACCACGGCAATTTCTTTTAATGAAGTAACCAATGGAGAAGTTGTTCCTGCTGTCGACATCGCTAATCTTGAACCTGAGGTGAGTTTTAATCAGGAGTTAGGCATTCGGTTCTACCAAAAAAATCAATTTTTTAATGGACAATTATCTGTATTTAACACCCTTGTGAACAATTATTATTCTCCGGCGCGTTCACAGGCTTTTCAAACCTTGGGAACAGTAACTATGAATGGTGTTGAGCTCGCAATTAATATAGATCCTTCCAAATCTTTTAAAACAGATAATCAAAGTTTTAATATTGGTATTTCCGTAACTTATATGAATTCAGAAATTACAAGTGGCACTATGGTGGATGGTGATCTTTTTGCAGGAACAGTATTTCATACCGAAGCTACCAAAACGGAATTAATTGAAAAAATTAACACTAACAGAGATGCCTATACTGTATATAATGGAGCTGATATTAATACAAGCGAAACCTTCACCATTGATGATTTTTCCACAATAACAAAAGTGAAAGTGGAGTTCGGTGACGGACAGGTTGAAAATTATGAAGTTCCTTATGTTCCAAATCTATTATTAAACTTGGCGCTGAATTACAGGATCAAAAAATTTGGTTTCGGAGTTAATTACAATTTTGTAAGTGAACAGTATACCGAATATTTAAACTTTGAAAATGAAACCGCCGATGGTGGAATTGGTAAACTTCCTGCATATGGAGTTTTAGATGCGAACGTGGAATATAATCTGCCCATAAAAAATAGTTTAAATTCCGTTACTTTATTTGTAGCCGGAAAAAATATCACCAATGAAATTTACAAAGCTTCCAGATTAAACAGAGCAACCGGAGGTATTTTCCCCGCAGGATTCAGACAAATTAATGGCGGATTGCGTTTGAATTTTTAA
- a CDS encoding M48 family metalloprotease has product MHLSKLRSKTLIATIIIPTFLFTYSCSEGGGINIFSIEDDKELGAQLAAEIAADPTTYPILNPVTYAEAYDLVYDIRDRILDAGQLFHTNDFVWEVKIINDDNIVNAFCTPGGYIYVYTGLIRYLENEAQLAGVLGHEMAHADLRHSTDQLTQAYGISFLLEILLGDDQNTLSDIAASLTQLAFSRGDETQADEYSVIYLCPTEYMASGSAGFFEKIEDEGGFEIPEFLSTHPNPDDRIENIYATAAELACGGDGIFEDRYADLIDALP; this is encoded by the coding sequence ATGCATTTATCCAAATTGAGAAGCAAAACCCTGATTGCCACTATTATTATTCCTACTTTCCTGTTTACCTATTCTTGCTCAGAAGGTGGTGGAATTAATATTTTCAGCATCGAAGATGATAAGGAACTCGGTGCACAGCTCGCAGCAGAAATTGCGGCTGATCCAACTACATATCCTATTCTCAACCCTGTTACTTATGCTGAAGCATATGATTTGGTTTATGATATACGCGATAGAATACTCGATGCAGGGCAATTATTCCACACAAATGATTTTGTCTGGGAAGTGAAAATTATTAATGATGATAATATTGTGAATGCCTTCTGTACACCTGGCGGTTACATTTATGTATATACGGGATTGATACGATATTTGGAAAATGAAGCCCAACTTGCGGGAGTGCTTGGACACGAAATGGCTCATGCCGATCTGCGTCATTCCACTGATCAGCTAACCCAGGCATACGGAATTTCTTTTTTATTGGAAATTTTATTGGGTGATGATCAGAATACACTTTCCGATATTGCTGCAAGTCTTACCCAGCTCGCCTTTAGCAGGGGAGATGAAACTCAGGCGGATGAATATTCGGTGATCTATTTATGTCCTACAGAATATATGGCATCTGGTTCTGCAGGTTTTTTTGAAAAGATTGAGGACGAAGGCGGATTTGAAATCCCGGAGTTTTTAAGTACTCACCCTAACCCCGATGACAGAATTGAAAATATCTATGCAACAGCTGCTGAATTGGCTTGCGGAGGTGATGGTATTTTTGAGGACAGATACGCGGATCTTATTGATGCCTTGCCTTAA
- a CDS encoding polyprenyl synthetase family protein, whose protein sequence is MPKLSEIQAPIADELKVFEEKFKLSMKSNVALLDRVMYYIVKRKGKQMRPMFVLLSAKLCGEISETSYTAASMIELLHTATLVHDDVVDDAYERRGFFSINALWKNKIAVLIGDYLLAKGLLLSLDNNAHRLLKITSNAVKEMSEGELLQIEKARRLDIKEDIYFDIIRKKTASLIASACSAGAASSTQDENIIELMRSFGEKIGIAFQIKDDLLDYGDDDIGKPTGIDIKERKLTLPVIYTLLNASRSDRRNLIYIIKNENKNKEKVNYVIDFVKGSGGIEYAEKKMFEYQKEAFDLLNTFPESESKNSLKQLVLFTTERKK, encoded by the coding sequence ATGCCCAAATTATCAGAAATACAGGCACCAATTGCCGACGAATTGAAGGTTTTTGAAGAAAAATTCAAACTTTCGATGAAGAGCAATGTGGCATTGTTGGATAGGGTGATGTATTATATTGTAAAACGCAAGGGCAAACAAATGAGGCCCATGTTCGTGCTGCTGAGCGCTAAGTTATGCGGTGAAATTAGCGAAACCTCCTATACTGCAGCTTCCATGATAGAATTATTGCATACTGCAACATTGGTGCATGATGATGTTGTGGATGATGCTTATGAACGACGTGGATTTTTTTCGATAAATGCTTTGTGGAAGAATAAAATAGCAGTTTTAATTGGTGATTATTTATTGGCTAAGGGATTATTATTATCGTTGGATAATAATGCACATCGATTATTAAAAATAACCAGCAATGCAGTGAAAGAAATGAGTGAAGGAGAATTATTGCAAATTGAAAAAGCTCGTAGATTAGATATAAAAGAGGATATTTATTTTGATATTATTCGCAAAAAAACCGCTTCGTTAATTGCAAGTGCATGTAGCGCCGGAGCGGCTTCCTCCACACAAGATGAAAATATAATTGAATTAATGCGCTCTTTCGGGGAAAAAATAGGTATTGCATTTCAAATAAAAGATGATCTGTTGGATTATGGAGATGATGATATCGGAAAACCAACCGGAATAGATATTAAAGAAAGAAAATTAACCCTACCAGTAATTTATACTTTATTAAATGCTTCACGCAGCGATAGGCGCAATCTTATTTACATCATCAAAAATGAAAATAAGAACAAAGAAAAAGTAAATTACGTTATCGATTTTGTAAAAGGTTCGGGAGGAATAGAATACGCTGAAAAGAAAATGTTTGAATATCAAAAAGAAGCATTTGATCTGCTCAATACTTTTCCTGAAAGCGAAAGTAAAAATTCGTTGAAACAACTTGTGTTGTTTACTACGGAACGGAAGAAGTGA